CACGGGCAGCTCCTTTATGTCGCCGCCCGGCGTGAAGACGAAGACCTCCTCGGGAAAGAGATCGACCTTCACGGTCTCCATGAACTCGTCCGAGTCGGTGAGGTCGCGCTGCCACTCGAGAAGCTGACGCAGCCAGGCGAAGTTGCGCTCGTCGCGGCCCTGCCTTACCACCTTCCCCTCCTTGTACTTCCAGTGGGCGGCCACGCCGTATTCGGCGACGTTGTGCATCTGTTCGGTCCTTATCTGGACCTCCATGCGCTCGCCGTAGGGACCGAAGACGGTGGTGTGGAGAGACTGGTAGCCGTTGGGCTTGGGCAGGGCTATGTAGTCCTTGAACCTGCCGGGCACGGGCCGCCAGTTGGAGTGCACCACGCCGAGCACGGTGTAGCAGTCGCGCACCTCCTTGACAACCACCCGGAAGGCGATGAGGTCGTGGATGTTCTCGAACTCGAGCTCCTGGTCCTGCATCTTCTTGTAGATGCTGTAGAGGTGCTTGGGGCGTCCCGTGACCTCGGCCTCGATGCCGTTGTCGGCCAGCTTGGCGGCTATGATCTCGCGGACCTTCCTGATGTAGCTTTCCCGCTCGGTCACGCCCCTTGCCACCTTCTCCTTGAGCCATTCGTACTTGTCCGGTTCGAGATAGCGGAAACAGAGATCCTCGAGCTCGGTCTTCATCCACCCGATGCCGAGACGGTTGGCCAGCGGCGCGTAGATGTCGAGCGTCTCCTGGGCTATCTTCCGGCGTTTCTCCGGCCTCAGCGGCGCGAGCGTGCGCATGTTGTGGAGCCGGTCGGCGAGCTTTATGACGATGACCCTTATGTCGTTGGCCATGGCCAGCAGCATCTTGCGGAAGCTCTCGACCTCCCGGTCCCGCTTCTTCTCGAAGGTCATGCCGCTTAGCTTTGTGAGCCCGTCCACCAGCCTCGCCACCTCCGCGCCGAAGACGCGCTCGATGTTCTCCAGCGTCGTGTGGGTGTCCTCCACCGTGTCGTGGAGAAGTCCCGTGGCCACGGTGGTCGAGTCCATCTTGAGCCCGGCGAGGATGTAGGCCACCTCCAGGGGATGGCTCAGGTAGGGCTCGCCGGTCTGGCGGATCTGCCCCTTGTGGACCATGCCGGCGAAGACGTACGCCTTTTTAATCGTGTCCAGGTCGGCCCCCGGGTTGTAGGAGGCGATCCGCTCCAGTATGTCCTCAAGCCTCACCATTACTGCTAATTTAACCCAAACAGCGCCTTTTTTCAATAGGCGCTGCAGGTTTGCGCGCCGCAACGGCCCTCTTGCGAAGACCGCCCTCCCTGTGTTAAGAATAATATCCGAGGCTACCTCGTCGTGAAAAGTATCCTCCCAGGATGATGGACGGATGAACTCGGCTCTCATAGCGCTGACGGCCTTTCTCGCATATCTTCTCGCCTACCGTTTCTACGGCGCCTTTCTCTCCCGCCGCATCTTCGGCGTCGACCCGGACAGGCGTCCTCCGGCACACCTCTACCGCGACGGCGTGGACTTCGTGCCCACGGGAAGGCACATCCTCTTCGGCCATCACTTCACCTCCATAGCCGGGGCGGCGCCTATCGTGGGGCCCGCCATAGCCGTCATCTGGGGGTGGCTTCCGGCCCTTGTCTGGGTCATAGCGGGCTCCATCTTCATGGGGGCCGTCCACGACCTCGGCGCGCTCCTCGTCTCGGCCCGCCACAGGGGCCGCTCCATTGGAGAGGTCTCCAGGACCCTCATAGGCCCGAGGGCGAGGGGCCTCTTCCTCTTGCTCATATTCTTCGCCCTGCTCATCGTCATCGCCGTCTTCTGTCTCGTCATAGCCGTGCTCTTCAAGTCCTATCCATCGACGGTCCTGCCGGTGCTCGTATCCATACCGGTGGCCGTGGCGCTGGGGCGCCGCATAAAAGGCCGCAGGGGCGGGGCGCTCGCGCCGTCGCTGGTGGCCGTGGCGATACTCTACGCATCCGTCGCGGCCGGACTCTACTTGCCCGTAACCATGCCGCCCCTCATCATGGGAAGCGATATCCTCACATGGGTCGTCGTGCTCCTCGTCTACGCATACGTGGCCTCGACGCTTCCCGTCTGGGTGCTTCTCCAGCCGCGCGACTACATAAACTCGCACCAGCTCTTCATCGGCCTCGCCCTCCTCTACCTCGGCGTCTTCGTCGTCAGGCCCGACATGGTCGCCCCGGCCGTGAATCCCGCTCCCACGGGCGCGCCGCTTCTCTTCCCCTTCCTCTTCATCACCGTCGCCTGCGGCGCCATATCGGGCTTCCACAGCCTCGTCTGCTCGGGCACCACCGTAAAGCA
The sequence above is a segment of the Deltaproteobacteria bacterium genome. Coding sequences within it:
- a CDS encoding carbon starvation protein A; the protein is MNSALIALTAFLAYLLAYRFYGAFLSRRIFGVDPDRRPPAHLYRDGVDFVPTGRHILFGHHFTSIAGAAPIVGPAIAVIWGWLPALVWVIAGSIFMGAVHDLGALLVSARHRGRSIGEVSRTLIGPRARGLFLLLIFFALLIVIAVFCLVIAVLFKSYPSTVLPVLVSIPVAVALGRRIKGRRGGALAPSLVAVAILYASVAAGLYLPVTMPPLIMGSDILTWVVVLLVYAYVASTLPVWVLLQPRDYINSHQLFIGLALLYLGVFVVRPDMVAPAVNPAPTGAPLLFPFLFITVACGAISGFHSLVCSGTTVKQLDSEADIQFIGYGSMLGEGLLAVMAILACTAGFASTEAWSAHYASWSAAQGLGAKVGAFVEGGARFLAGVGIGREFATALVAVLVISFAATTLDSATRIQRYVVSEIAEDYGFDALSGRHSATMIAVVSAFMLSMINGGKGGLILWPLFGSVNQLLAVLSLLTVTMYLVRERRPAIYTIVPMVFMMCVTAWAMAVNLRDFVSNGRWLLVTLGVGIFLLEVWLVAEAAAALRTFRSEPVLLSFLEKKKVSKEKTDDFAGL
- a CDS encoding bifunctional (p)ppGpp synthetase/guanosine-3',5'-bis(diphosphate) 3'-pyrophosphohydrolase — encoded protein: MVRLEDILERIASYNPGADLDTIKKAYVFAGMVHKGQIRQTGEPYLSHPLEVAYILAGLKMDSTTVATGLLHDTVEDTHTTLENIERVFGAEVARLVDGLTKLSGMTFEKKRDREVESFRKMLLAMANDIRVIVIKLADRLHNMRTLAPLRPEKRRKIAQETLDIYAPLANRLGIGWMKTELEDLCFRYLEPDKYEWLKEKVARGVTERESYIRKVREIIAAKLADNGIEAEVTGRPKHLYSIYKKMQDQELEFENIHDLIAFRVVVKEVRDCYTVLGVVHSNWRPVPGRFKDYIALPKPNGYQSLHTTVFGPYGERMEVQIRTEQMHNVAEYGVAAHWKYKEGKVVRQGRDERNFAWLRQLLEWQRDLTDSDEFMETVKVDLFPEEVFVFTPGGDIKELPVGATAVDFAYAIHTDVGHRCTGAKVNGRMVPLRHPLKNGDVVEIITSPNHKPSPDWLNFVASSRARTKIRQWLKSEEREKSLALGKEICDKELRRHNIELGRLLKSGELDKIATESFGLKDAKALMANIGYGKISVGQLLGRILPPEKMEHRHGAVSRFRQVIQRLRRGPRPQGGGVLIQGIENVLVRFAKCCNPLPGDSIVGYISHGQGVTIHAANCPNTLDIDSERRIEVEWDRRVRTTRPVRIEVICSNDKGLLADMSNAIKNADANITSANISTKEDNRSVCNFEVEVCDKHHLNSIIRALQKIRKVKKVERIRGGAREAEASGA